The Leucobacter chromiiresistens genome has a window encoding:
- a CDS encoding BMP family ABC transporter substrate-binding protein, which yields MFFTKRRARAALVAGAASAALLLTSCSGGGDTEEAAADGPSFIYITSDPIGQNEFLKSGKIGIESVAEEFEGTAKTFESKDDATRRSNLEAAIAEAPEVVVMLGFQFGDVAKELAEQNPQQNFVLIDTFVDGAPDNLYQATFREQEPSYLLGMEAGLLTEANKVGSVISVDNELLQKYSDGFAEGAKSVNADVDTVAPQVIGGDNPFADPARGKEQALAFASSGVDQVFAVGAASNGGIMEAAAEKGFSAYGVDANQCPIAPGSVVDGTVKSVNRVVETVVGEIMDGKSSKDATSSFGLKEEGMTIVSLTEDAADSQCTIMENEDVLEQVTQARDDIVSGKIKVTDPLA from the coding sequence ATGTTCTTCACCAAGCGCCGCGCTCGCGCGGCACTCGTCGCGGGCGCGGCCTCGGCCGCCCTGCTCCTCACCTCGTGCTCGGGTGGCGGCGACACCGAAGAGGCGGCCGCCGACGGCCCCAGCTTCATCTACATCACCAGCGACCCGATCGGCCAGAACGAGTTCCTGAAGTCGGGCAAGATCGGCATCGAGTCGGTCGCCGAGGAGTTCGAGGGCACCGCGAAGACCTTCGAGTCGAAGGACGACGCGACGCGGCGCTCGAACCTCGAGGCCGCCATCGCGGAGGCCCCCGAGGTCGTCGTGATGCTCGGGTTCCAGTTCGGCGACGTCGCCAAGGAGCTCGCGGAGCAGAACCCGCAGCAGAACTTCGTGCTCATCGACACCTTCGTCGACGGCGCACCCGACAACCTGTACCAGGCGACCTTCCGCGAGCAGGAGCCGTCGTACCTGCTCGGCATGGAGGCCGGGCTGCTCACCGAGGCGAACAAGGTCGGCTCGGTCATCTCGGTCGACAACGAACTGCTGCAGAAGTACTCCGACGGGTTCGCCGAGGGCGCCAAGAGCGTGAACGCCGACGTCGACACGGTGGCCCCGCAGGTCATCGGCGGCGACAACCCGTTCGCAGACCCGGCCCGCGGCAAGGAGCAGGCCCTCGCCTTCGCCTCGAGCGGCGTCGATCAGGTGTTCGCCGTGGGCGCCGCCTCGAACGGCGGCATCATGGAGGCCGCCGCCGAGAAGGGCTTCTCCGCCTACGGCGTCGACGCGAACCAGTGCCCGATCGCCCCGGGCTCCGTCGTCGACGGCACCGTCAAGTCGGTGAACCGCGTCGTCGAGACCGTGGTCGGCGAGATCATGGACGGCAAGAGCTCGAAGGACGCGACGAGCTCCTTCGGCCTCAAGGAGGAGGGCATGACGATCGTCAGCCTCACCGAGGACGCCGCCGACTCGCAGTGCACCATCATGGAGAACGAGGACGTGCTCGAGCAGGTGACGCAGGCGCGCGACGACATCGTCTCGGGCAAGATCAAGGTCACCGACCCCCTCGCATAA
- a CDS encoding ABC transporter permease, with translation MNFLDLFDQDLIGSVLRSLIPILLAALGGMIAERAGIFNIGLEGMILVGAFAGVAASFFTHSWLLGVIVAMVAGALFSLILGYGAVYRKGDPIVLAVAMNILAVGMTSFLLVAIFNVQGVFQDPGIVGIPVWRIPVLADIPWIGQLFALTPLGYLALLLVPALWIMLFRTPLGLRLRGVGERPLAAATMGVDPQRYQLGAVIVSGALAGLGGAQLALGNVVQFTENMSAGRGWIAVVAVMLARAHPVGVLGAALLFGFADAIGFRLQSFGLPQQLTDAGPYVVTLIVLVLLSKRFRKTREAALA, from the coding sequence ATGAACTTCCTCGATCTCTTCGACCAAGACCTCATCGGCTCCGTGCTGCGATCGCTCATCCCGATCCTGCTCGCAGCCCTCGGCGGCATGATCGCCGAGCGCGCCGGCATCTTCAACATCGGCCTCGAGGGCATGATCCTCGTCGGCGCCTTCGCCGGCGTCGCCGCGTCGTTCTTCACGCACAGCTGGCTGCTCGGCGTCATCGTCGCGATGGTCGCGGGCGCGCTGTTCTCGCTGATCCTCGGCTACGGGGCGGTCTACCGCAAGGGCGACCCGATCGTGCTCGCCGTCGCGATGAACATCCTCGCGGTCGGCATGACCAGCTTCCTGCTGGTCGCGATCTTCAACGTGCAGGGCGTCTTCCAAGACCCCGGCATCGTGGGCATCCCCGTCTGGCGCATCCCCGTGCTCGCCGACATCCCGTGGATCGGGCAGCTCTTCGCGCTCACCCCGCTCGGCTACCTCGCGCTCCTGCTCGTGCCCGCGCTCTGGATCATGCTCTTCCGCACGCCCCTCGGCCTGCGCCTGCGCGGCGTCGGCGAGCGGCCCCTCGCCGCCGCCACGATGGGTGTCGACCCGCAGCGCTACCAGCTCGGAGCGGTGATCGTCTCGGGCGCCCTCGCCGGCCTCGGCGGCGCGCAGCTCGCACTGGGCAACGTCGTGCAGTTCACCGAGAACATGTCGGCCGGGCGCGGGTGGATCGCCGTCGTCGCCGTCATGCTCGCCCGAGCGCACCCCGTGGGCGTGCTCGGCGCCGCGCTGCTCTTCGGATTCGCCGACGCCATCGGGTTCCGCCTGCAGTCGTTCGGCCTGCCGCAGCAGCTGACCGACGCCGGCCCCTACGTGGTCACGCTCATCGTGCTCGTGCTGCTGAGCAAGCGGTTCCGCAAGACCCGCGAAGCCGCGCTCGCGTGA
- a CDS encoding CPBP family intramembrane glutamic endopeptidase: MWPLRPARRVVWFTAAALFAPLVVVLAAAGVSALFGWVRLDLVHFSGFQATLDAQLATLDGDMADVARATMPPVGLLVALQLVMVPFGALVNSVLAFGEEIGWRGWLLPALLPLGTWPAILVSGAVWGLWHSPLILLGYNFGLTDWRGVALMTAGCIAWGALLGWSRLRSGSVWPAVVGHGALNASAGVIVVLAAADSPLDPALAMPLGVSGWIVIAIAVAVLAVCGQFRGDRQPQLAPRRVRAREAVAEPASASELPAATPGQPGA, from the coding sequence ATGTGGCCGCTCCGCCCCGCCCGCCGCGTCGTATGGTTCACGGCGGCGGCCCTGTTCGCGCCGCTCGTCGTGGTGCTCGCCGCCGCGGGCGTCTCGGCGCTCTTCGGCTGGGTGCGCCTCGATCTCGTGCACTTCTCGGGGTTCCAGGCGACGCTCGACGCGCAGCTCGCGACGCTCGACGGCGACATGGCCGACGTCGCACGCGCGACGATGCCGCCCGTCGGTCTGCTCGTCGCGCTGCAGCTCGTGATGGTGCCGTTCGGCGCCCTGGTCAACAGCGTGCTCGCGTTCGGCGAGGAGATCGGGTGGCGCGGCTGGTTGCTGCCCGCGCTCCTGCCGCTCGGCACGTGGCCCGCGATCCTCGTCTCGGGCGCTGTCTGGGGTCTATGGCATTCGCCCCTCATTCTGCTCGGCTACAACTTCGGCCTCACCGATTGGCGCGGCGTCGCGCTGATGACGGCGGGGTGCATCGCCTGGGGAGCGCTGCTCGGCTGGTCCCGGCTGCGCAGCGGGTCGGTGTGGCCGGCGGTCGTGGGGCACGGTGCGCTCAACGCCTCGGCGGGCGTGATCGTGGTGCTCGCCGCCGCAGACTCGCCGCTCGACCCCGCGCTGGCGATGCCCCTCGGCGTCTCGGGCTGGATCGTGATCGCGATCGCGGTGGCGGTGCTCGCGGTGTGCGGGCAGTTCCGCGGGGATCGCCAGCCGCAGCTCGCGCCGCGGCGGGTGCGGGCGCGGGAAGCCGTTGCCGAGCCGGCGTCGGCCTCGGAGCTGCCCGCGGCTACACCTGGTCAGCCGGGCGCGTGA
- a CDS encoding acyl-CoA dehydrogenase family protein: MTTTIDQLFDVADFVTEEEREWQLKAREFAQSRIRPVIDQAFEERRLPVELLPEVGEFGAFGMYLEGYGLRGASSVAYGLVAMEFEAVDSGFRTALSVQGSLAMGAIYKFGSEEQKQRWLPLMGRGEAIGFFGLTEPQGGSDPNTMLTTARREGDEWVLNGKKRWIGLATIAKLGVIWAKDEEGIVRGFIVETDTPGFTATAIENKLSMRASLQTEIVLEDVRIPADAILPKSKGLSSPFKCLNEARYGIAWGVMGAARSCLEAAVERSQSREVFGAPIGGKQIIQAKLADMFVEYQKGLLLALHLGRLKDAGTLTYGQISVGKLNNVREAIKIAGTARAILGGDGITSEFPVMRHMANLESVRTYEGTDEVHQLVIGRELTGIAAF, translated from the coding sequence ATGACCACCACCATCGACCAGCTGTTCGACGTCGCCGACTTCGTCACCGAGGAGGAGCGGGAGTGGCAGCTCAAGGCGCGCGAGTTCGCCCAGAGCCGCATCCGCCCCGTCATCGATCAGGCGTTCGAGGAGCGCCGCCTGCCCGTCGAGCTGCTGCCCGAGGTGGGCGAGTTCGGCGCGTTCGGCATGTACCTCGAGGGGTACGGGCTGCGGGGCGCCTCCTCCGTGGCGTACGGGCTCGTCGCCATGGAGTTCGAAGCGGTCGACTCGGGGTTCCGCACCGCGCTCTCCGTGCAGGGCTCGCTCGCGATGGGCGCCATCTACAAGTTCGGCTCCGAGGAGCAGAAGCAGCGCTGGCTGCCGCTCATGGGACGCGGCGAGGCGATCGGCTTCTTCGGGCTCACCGAGCCCCAGGGCGGATCGGACCCCAACACCATGCTGACGACCGCTCGCCGCGAGGGCGACGAGTGGGTGCTGAACGGCAAGAAGCGGTGGATCGGGCTCGCCACTATCGCGAAGCTCGGCGTCATCTGGGCGAAGGACGAGGAGGGGATCGTGCGCGGCTTCATCGTGGAGACCGACACCCCCGGCTTCACGGCGACCGCGATCGAGAACAAGCTCTCGATGCGGGCCTCCCTGCAGACCGAGATCGTGCTCGAAGACGTGCGCATTCCCGCCGACGCGATCCTGCCGAAGTCGAAGGGGCTCTCGTCGCCGTTCAAGTGCCTGAACGAGGCCCGCTACGGCATCGCGTGGGGAGTGATGGGCGCCGCGCGCTCCTGCCTCGAGGCGGCCGTCGAGCGGTCGCAGTCGCGCGAGGTCTTCGGCGCGCCCATCGGGGGCAAGCAGATCATCCAGGCGAAGCTCGCCGACATGTTCGTCGAGTACCAGAAGGGGCTGCTGCTGGCGCTGCACCTCGGGCGGCTGAAGGATGCGGGCACCCTCACGTACGGGCAGATCTCCGTCGGCAAGCTCAACAACGTGCGGGAGGCCATCAAGATCGCCGGCACCGCGCGTGCGATTCTCGGCGGAGACGGCATCACGTCGGAGTTCCCGGTGATGCGGCACATGGCCAACCTCGAGTCCGTGCGCACCTACGAGGGCACCGATGAGGTGCACCAGCTCGTGATCGGGCGCGAGCTGACGGGCATCGCGGCCTTCTGA
- a CDS encoding CaiB/BaiF CoA transferase family protein, with protein MTGTGQPQYDRQQSGGAQIGALQGIRVADFSRVLAGPHATMILADLGADVIKIESPEGDGTRQWSPPVNAVGQSTYFAGVNRGKRSVVCDLRDPEGLARARELAHSADVVIENFKPGTMEKFGLGYDAVAAENPGVVFCSISGFGDAEGRDLPGYDLLVQAVGGLMSITGRSDEAGGEPTKVGVALVDILTGLNAVIGIQAALRARDAAASPTAGRGQHVKVTLLGSLLSALANQASSTLETGVAPGRMGNAHPSIAPYETFAAADQPIALAVGTDGQFARLCDALGIPELAADERFATNPQRVAHRVALRAELETALRARSAAEWIDACTAANIPAGRVNSISQALDLAESLGLAPVATTTATDADGAEHALRSVSTPISLSETPARYEVPPPGIGEHQGARWLAR; from the coding sequence ATGACGGGCACCGGGCAGCCGCAGTACGACCGCCAGCAGAGCGGAGGCGCGCAGATTGGCGCCCTCCAGGGCATCCGCGTCGCCGACTTCTCGCGCGTGCTCGCCGGGCCGCACGCCACGATGATCCTCGCCGACCTCGGCGCCGACGTCATCAAGATCGAGAGCCCCGAGGGCGACGGCACCCGCCAGTGGAGCCCGCCCGTCAACGCGGTCGGCCAGAGCACCTACTTCGCCGGCGTCAACCGCGGCAAGCGCTCCGTCGTCTGCGACCTCCGCGATCCGGAGGGGCTCGCGCGCGCCCGGGAGCTCGCCCACTCCGCGGACGTCGTCATCGAGAACTTCAAGCCGGGGACGATGGAGAAGTTCGGCCTCGGCTACGACGCCGTGGCGGCCGAGAACCCGGGCGTGGTGTTCTGCTCGATCTCGGGTTTCGGCGACGCCGAGGGCCGAGACCTCCCGGGCTACGACCTGCTCGTGCAGGCCGTCGGCGGCCTCATGAGCATCACGGGCCGATCGGACGAGGCCGGGGGAGAGCCCACCAAGGTCGGCGTCGCACTCGTCGACATCCTCACCGGGCTGAACGCGGTCATCGGCATCCAGGCCGCGCTGCGAGCCCGCGATGCCGCCGCGTCTCCGACCGCCGGGCGCGGGCAGCACGTGAAGGTCACCCTGCTCGGCTCACTGCTCTCCGCGCTCGCGAACCAGGCCTCGTCGACGCTCGAGACCGGCGTCGCCCCCGGGCGCATGGGCAACGCGCACCCCTCGATCGCCCCGTACGAGACCTTCGCCGCCGCCGACCAGCCGATCGCCCTCGCGGTCGGCACCGACGGCCAGTTCGCCCGGCTCTGCGACGCGCTCGGCATCCCCGAGCTCGCCGCCGACGAGCGCTTCGCCACGAACCCGCAGCGCGTGGCGCACCGCGTCGCACTGCGGGCGGAGCTCGAGACCGCGCTGCGCGCGCGATCCGCAGCCGAGTGGATCGACGCCTGCACCGCCGCGAACATCCCCGCCGGCCGCGTCAACTCGATCTCGCAGGCCCTCGATCTCGCGGAGTCGCTCGGCCTCGCCCCCGTGGCGACGACCACCGCGACCGACGCAGACGGCGCGGAGCACGCGCTGCGCTCGGTGTCGACCCCCATCTCGCTGTCGGAGACCCCCGCGCGCTACGAGGTTCCGCCTCCCGGCATCGGCGAGCATCAGGGCGCTCGCTGGCTGGCGCGCTGA
- a CDS encoding PucR family transcriptional regulator, translating to MVAFSQLLAIPHLHLRLVQSGAGDPAITWVSNTELLDLGSYLEGGEIVLTTGLALAPDDRRWRDFVAGLNRARVAAIGFGVGVNHERIPQPLVQAASAYRVALFEVPLPTPFIAVSKAVAELLRADELGAARGALRAQQRLLEGARGDQQPAEVLASLAQATGKHLALLGSDGGALAATAGFAAAADSADSSEAELIDLDAGGRFRLAVAGRSPLSPEGRSIVAAGAMVLGLALGENHAENARERERWERLTAALLVHRVDAHGIGILAPGLAAPERVRVLALQGTAEDIAAWRRKPRSGLDRLVAPNESPAPAPGLERAWQIVADSPGSLDAALASAASANLDAVVGRPSTLDDAPHSRRSAASRLRALSPTAPLYTAPRVPAVIWADRDTPLLEALLELEGAAPEQLGARAAGAGGGPGDGARMSRRVLGPLSERSDARGGTVESTEDRAMLRETLRALFIANGQRGPAAAALGIHRNTLRDRVARIERATSRSVNDPDDRAELWLALRIEDAETAGDADRAGRQ from the coding sequence ATGGTCGCCTTCTCCCAGCTCCTCGCCATTCCGCATCTGCACCTGCGCCTCGTGCAGTCGGGCGCCGGGGATCCGGCGATCACCTGGGTGTCGAACACCGAGCTGCTCGACCTCGGCTCGTACCTCGAGGGCGGCGAGATCGTGCTCACGACCGGGCTCGCCCTCGCGCCCGACGACCGGCGCTGGCGCGACTTCGTCGCCGGCCTGAACCGCGCCCGCGTCGCCGCGATCGGCTTCGGCGTCGGCGTCAACCACGAGCGGATTCCGCAGCCGCTCGTGCAGGCTGCGAGCGCGTACCGGGTGGCGCTGTTCGAGGTCCCGCTGCCCACCCCGTTCATCGCCGTGAGCAAGGCCGTCGCCGAGCTGCTGCGCGCAGACGAGCTCGGCGCCGCCCGCGGCGCGCTGCGGGCGCAGCAGCGCCTCCTGGAGGGCGCCCGCGGCGATCAGCAGCCCGCCGAGGTGCTCGCGAGCCTCGCCCAGGCGACGGGCAAGCACCTCGCGCTCCTCGGCTCCGACGGCGGTGCGCTCGCGGCGACGGCGGGCTTCGCGGCGGCCGCCGACTCCGCCGACTCCTCGGAGGCGGAGCTCATCGATCTCGACGCGGGCGGGCGCTTCCGGCTCGCGGTGGCGGGGCGCTCCCCGCTCTCGCCGGAGGGCCGCTCCATCGTCGCCGCGGGCGCGATGGTGCTCGGACTCGCGCTCGGCGAGAATCACGCTGAGAACGCGCGCGAGCGTGAGCGATGGGAGCGGCTGACGGCGGCGCTTCTCGTGCATCGCGTCGACGCGCACGGCATCGGGATCCTCGCCCCCGGCCTCGCCGCCCCGGAACGCGTGCGCGTGCTCGCGCTGCAGGGCACCGCGGAGGATATCGCGGCGTGGCGGCGGAAGCCGCGCTCCGGCCTCGACCGCCTCGTCGCGCCGAACGAGTCGCCGGCGCCGGCTCCCGGGCTGGAGCGCGCCTGGCAGATCGTCGCCGACAGCCCGGGCTCGCTCGACGCGGCGCTCGCGTCGGCCGCATCCGCCAATCTCGACGCGGTCGTCGGCCGCCCGTCGACGCTCGACGACGCCCCGCACAGCAGAAGGTCGGCGGCGAGCCGGCTGCGCGCGCTCTCCCCCACCGCGCCGCTCTACACGGCGCCCCGCGTGCCGGCCGTGATCTGGGCGGATCGGGACACTCCACTCCTCGAGGCGCTGCTCGAGCTCGAGGGTGCAGCTCCGGAGCAGCTCGGAGCCCGGGCCGCGGGCGCCGGGGGCGGCCCGGGCGACGGCGCACGGATGTCGCGTCGCGTGCTCGGCCCCCTGTCGGAGCGCTCCGACGCGCGCGGCGGCACGGTCGAGAGCACCGAGGACCGCGCAATGCTGCGGGAGACGCTGCGCGCGCTCTTCATCGCGAACGGGCAGCGCGGGCCCGCGGCCGCCGCACTCGGCATCCATCGCAACACCCTCCGCGACCGCGTGGCGCGCATCGAGCGCGCGACGTCGCGATCCGTGAACGACCCCGACGACCGGGCCGAGCTCTGGCTCGCGCTGCGGATCGAGGACGCGGAGACCGCGGGCGACGCGGATCGCGCGGGTCGTCAGTAG
- a CDS encoding ABC transporter permease yields the protein MNAARKAGRWLSGPIPVSVVLALLIGACFMIIAGVDPVSGYVAMLQGSFGTGSGLANTLQRAVPIIGIGIAIAIAFRAGVLNLGTEGQAGLGALTGGIVAVYVPGPAILVVPLAFVVAIATGAAWGLISALLQNLLGVPILLSTLLLNYPARYFSSWLIRFQLNDPSTDLVATQQLRPEVQLGMLVPKDSAFADTLRSTFGPTSPITAVLTGVNWSIIVLIIVIAAAVFVNRRTRFGFESGLSGQNAEFVRYGGVKPGPLVTRTMALSGGLAGLFGVMLIIGAPSTRLIEGYFVQTNYAFTALLVTLLALYRPIGTAIAGLFFAAIMVGSDAMGRELGLSPQIAAVIQALVIVLLAFRVALPRMRRRGANGAAAGEPIGEPPLTEHALAEPHAPVPGAPQHAPTATGADTKESDR from the coding sequence ATGAACGCCGCACGCAAGGCGGGCCGCTGGCTCTCCGGCCCCATCCCGGTCTCCGTCGTCCTGGCGCTGCTCATCGGCGCCTGCTTCATGATCATCGCGGGAGTCGATCCCGTGAGCGGCTACGTCGCCATGCTCCAGGGCTCCTTCGGCACGGGATCCGGTCTCGCCAACACGCTGCAGCGCGCCGTCCCCATCATCGGCATCGGCATCGCCATCGCCATCGCCTTCCGCGCGGGCGTGCTGAACCTCGGCACCGAGGGGCAGGCGGGCCTCGGCGCGCTGACCGGCGGCATCGTCGCCGTCTACGTGCCCGGCCCCGCGATCCTCGTCGTGCCGCTCGCCTTCGTCGTCGCGATCGCGACGGGCGCCGCCTGGGGCCTCATCTCGGCCCTCCTGCAGAACCTCCTCGGCGTGCCGATCCTGCTCTCCACCCTGCTGCTCAACTACCCGGCGCGGTACTTCTCGTCCTGGCTCATCCGCTTCCAGCTCAACGATCCGAGCACCGACCTCGTCGCCACGCAGCAGCTGCGCCCCGAGGTGCAGCTCGGCATGCTCGTGCCGAAGGACTCGGCATTCGCCGACACGCTGCGCTCGACGTTCGGGCCGACGAGCCCCATCACGGCCGTGCTCACCGGCGTCAACTGGTCGATCATCGTGCTCATCATCGTGATCGCCGCAGCGGTCTTCGTGAACCGCCGCACCCGGTTCGGATTCGAGTCGGGCCTGAGCGGCCAGAACGCCGAGTTCGTGCGCTACGGCGGGGTCAAGCCCGGGCCGCTCGTCACCCGCACCATGGCGCTCTCCGGCGGTCTCGCCGGCCTCTTCGGCGTCATGCTGATCATCGGCGCCCCGAGCACCCGCCTCATCGAGGGCTACTTCGTGCAGACGAACTACGCCTTCACGGCGCTGCTCGTCACGCTGCTCGCCCTCTACCGTCCCATCGGCACCGCGATCGCCGGCCTCTTCTTCGCCGCGATCATGGTCGGCAGCGACGCCATGGGACGCGAACTGGGGCTCTCCCCGCAGATCGCCGCCGTGATCCAGGCCCTCGTCATCGTGCTGCTCGCCTTCCGCGTCGCGCTCCCCCGCATGCGCAGGCGCGGCGCGAACGGCGCCGCGGCCGGCGAGCCGATCGGCGAACCGCCGCTCACCGAGCACGCCCTCGCCGAACCCCACGCCCCCGTGCCCGGGGCACCGCAGCACGCACCGACCGCGACCGGCGCCGACACGAAGGAGTCGGATCGATGA
- a CDS encoding ABC transporter ATP-binding protein, which produces MVAEVSMRGITKRFPGVLADDQVDFEVEAGEIHALMGENGAGKSILMSQLAGVYQPDEGEIFIRGERRAFASPLDAIDAGIGMVFQSFKLFPSLTIAENVVFRSEPRKRGLIDRKEANRTVAEIAERYGLSLDPQARVDSVPVGVLQRVEIVKALYREARVLILDEPTAVLTPQETERLFDVLRALKADGRTIILITHKLGEVMAISDRVTVLRDGRNVARLVTAESSPDEITRHMTGRHVDLTAPPPAHAPGEVVLDVRGLTVPGSGGRDAVSDASLFVRRNEVVGIAGVAGNGQVELAEAVIGMRKANAGAVVVAGRDLSTTSIAQRRDGGIAYIPEDRHAVGSAGGADAIDNLALGHHRSAPLLKRGLLSRSAMLDHAKRLISRFGVKIAGPTTRVGTLSGGNLQKVVVARELDYGSPVLIAEQPTRGVDIGAIESIHRELCAYRDTGGALLLISAELSEIMSLSSRIVVMFEGRIVAEVPQAEATEALLGLYMAGHAPEERHRPGAFDALRDAPTAAGGPRTDVSEKGAAR; this is translated from the coding sequence ATGGTCGCCGAAGTCTCGATGCGCGGGATCACGAAGCGCTTCCCGGGCGTACTCGCCGATGATCAGGTCGACTTCGAGGTCGAAGCCGGCGAGATCCACGCGCTCATGGGCGAGAACGGCGCCGGCAAGTCGATCCTGATGTCGCAGCTCGCGGGCGTCTACCAGCCCGACGAGGGCGAGATCTTCATCCGGGGCGAGCGCCGCGCCTTCGCGTCGCCCCTCGACGCGATCGACGCCGGCATCGGCATGGTCTTCCAGTCGTTCAAGCTGTTCCCCTCGCTCACCATCGCGGAGAACGTCGTCTTCCGCAGCGAGCCGAGGAAGCGCGGCCTGATCGATCGCAAGGAGGCGAATCGAACGGTCGCCGAGATCGCGGAGCGCTACGGCCTCTCGCTCGATCCGCAGGCGCGCGTCGACTCGGTGCCCGTCGGCGTGCTGCAGCGTGTCGAGATCGTGAAGGCGCTGTACCGCGAGGCCCGTGTGCTGATCCTCGACGAGCCGACCGCCGTGCTCACGCCGCAGGAGACCGAGCGGCTCTTCGACGTGCTGCGCGCGCTGAAGGCCGATGGCCGCACCATCATCCTCATCACGCACAAGCTCGGCGAGGTCATGGCGATCTCCGACCGCGTCACAGTGCTGCGCGACGGCCGCAACGTCGCCCGGCTCGTCACCGCGGAGAGCTCCCCCGACGAGATCACCCGGCACATGACCGGGCGCCACGTCGACCTCACCGCTCCACCGCCGGCCCACGCACCCGGCGAGGTCGTGCTCGACGTGCGCGGGCTGACCGTGCCCGGCTCGGGCGGGCGCGACGCCGTCTCCGATGCGAGCCTCTTCGTGCGCCGCAACGAGGTCGTCGGCATCGCGGGCGTGGCCGGCAACGGCCAGGTCGAACTCGCCGAGGCCGTCATCGGCATGCGCAAGGCGAACGCGGGCGCCGTCGTCGTCGCGGGCCGGGACCTCAGCACCACATCCATCGCGCAGCGCCGCGACGGCGGCATCGCTTACATCCCTGAGGACCGCCACGCCGTCGGCAGTGCGGGAGGCGCCGACGCCATCGACAACCTCGCGCTCGGCCACCACCGCAGCGCCCCGCTGCTCAAGCGCGGGCTGCTCTCCCGATCCGCCATGCTCGACCACGCGAAGCGGCTCATCAGCCGGTTCGGGGTGAAGATCGCCGGGCCGACCACCCGAGTGGGCACGCTCTCGGGCGGCAACCTGCAGAAGGTCGTCGTCGCCCGCGAACTCGACTACGGCTCCCCCGTGCTCATCGCGGAGCAGCCCACCCGCGGCGTCGACATCGGCGCGATCGAGTCGATCCACCGCGAGCTGTGCGCCTACCGCGACACCGGCGGCGCGCTGCTGCTCATCTCCGCGGAGCTCAGCGAGATCATGTCGCTCTCCTCGCGCATCGTCGTGATGTTCGAGGGCCGCATCGTCGCCGAGGTACCGCAGGCCGAAGCGACCGAGGCGCTGCTCGGCCTCTACATGGCGGGCCACGCACCCGAGGAGCGGCACCGCCCGGGCGCGTTCGACGCCCTCCGCGACGCTCCCACCGCCGCGGGCGGGCCGCGAACCGACGTTTCCGAGAAGGGGGCCGCACGATGA
- a CDS encoding cupin domain-containing protein, whose translation MSGDPRTQAGPDATGLPPEAARWVERLALEPLEHEGGLYRRMHLDEHSSAIYYLLADPDFSALHALASVEVYHWYAGDPLRLLLLHPDGRAEERLLGPDADAGQLPQLVVPPGVMQGSSSLGSWSLVGTTMSPPFAWNGFELGDRTVLCERYPDAAERIAELTRPADQV comes from the coding sequence GTGAGCGGCGATCCGCGCACGCAGGCGGGCCCCGACGCGACCGGGCTGCCGCCCGAGGCCGCGCGATGGGTGGAGCGCCTCGCACTCGAACCGCTCGAGCACGAGGGCGGGCTCTACCGCCGCATGCACCTCGACGAGCACTCGAGCGCCATCTACTACCTGCTCGCCGACCCCGACTTCTCGGCGCTGCACGCCCTCGCCTCGGTCGAGGTGTACCACTGGTACGCCGGCGATCCGCTGCGCCTGCTGCTGCTGCACCCCGACGGCCGCGCCGAGGAGCGCCTGCTCGGGCCCGATGCCGACGCCGGCCAGCTGCCGCAGCTCGTGGTGCCGCCGGGCGTGATGCAGGGATCGTCGTCGCTCGGATCGTGGAGCCTCGTCGGCACGACGATGTCGCCGCCCTTCGCGTGGAACGGGTTCGAGCTCGGCGATCGCACCGTCCTGTGCGAGCGCTACCCCGACGCGGCGGAGCGCATCGCCGAGCTCACGCGCCCGGCTGACCAGGTGTAG